A window from Planococcus maritimus encodes these proteins:
- a CDS encoding NUDIX domain-containing protein, translating into MAIRNSAKAIIVRDGKVLLTTNRDAEGSYYLFPGGGQELGETLPEAAVRECLEEIGCAVEVKSLIHIREYIGERHEYAATDHGVHQIEYYFECRLLGDLQASVPSNPDAQQTGVEWVEIENLLEQRIYPKGIRQFIQEFESGRENSVYLGAFN; encoded by the coding sequence TTGGCCATTAGAAATTCCGCGAAAGCGATCATTGTCAGAGACGGCAAAGTATTATTGACGACGAACCGGGACGCAGAAGGCAGCTACTATCTATTTCCCGGCGGCGGTCAGGAGCTCGGCGAAACCTTGCCGGAAGCGGCCGTACGCGAATGCCTCGAAGAAATCGGCTGCGCCGTCGAAGTGAAAAGCCTGATTCATATTCGCGAATACATAGGTGAGCGCCACGAATACGCTGCGACCGATCACGGCGTTCACCAAATCGAATATTATTTTGAATGCCGTTTGCTGGGTGATTTACAGGCCTCGGTGCCATCAAATCCCGACGCCCAACAAACCGGCGTTGAATGGGTGGAGATTGAGAATTTATTGGAGCAACGGATTTATCCGAAGGGCATCCGCCAGTTTATCCAGGAGTTTGAAAGCGGTAGAGAGAATTCGGTTTATTTAGGGGCGTTTAATTAA
- a CDS encoding zinc dependent phospholipase C family protein, which yields MGSRMMHLIIARHVAEKIEIFDRPRFLLGGIAPDAVHGRELKTKSHYYEGSVEDGTRRVNFENFIQKYRGEMRDSFTLGYVVHLVADDVWMTDIYFKKDMKHRIDADPSVLEKWHSDFRKLNGMLIDLFDCAGLGRELAGADFPDTLIEEIEINNLREFTEEMLGDFKSSQAFTGEDLEIYSVEEITGYIKFAAEQAVRVCLSLGIEERQRSGRIGH from the coding sequence ATGGGATCGCGCATGATGCATTTGATCATCGCTCGGCACGTAGCCGAGAAAATCGAGATTTTCGACCGACCGCGTTTTTTGTTGGGCGGCATTGCACCGGATGCAGTGCACGGAAGAGAGCTGAAAACCAAGTCCCATTATTACGAGGGCAGTGTTGAAGACGGAACGAGACGCGTAAATTTTGAAAACTTCATCCAGAAATACCGTGGGGAAATGAGGGACTCATTCACTCTCGGATATGTCGTGCATTTAGTGGCCGATGATGTGTGGATGACAGACATCTATTTCAAAAAAGACATGAAACACCGCATCGATGCCGATCCGTCCGTGCTCGAGAAATGGCATTCGGATTTCCGGAAACTCAATGGCATGCTCATTGATCTGTTTGACTGTGCTGGATTGGGACGAGAACTGGCAGGCGCCGACTTTCCCGATACTCTTATAGAAGAAATCGAAATCAATAACTTGCGCGAGTTCACCGAAGAAATGCTAGGCGATTTCAAATCGTCGCAAGCATTTACAGGCGAGGATTTAGAAATATACTCGGTTGAAGAAATTACCGGCTATATCAAATTCGCTGCAGAACAGGCAGTCCGCGTATGCCTGTCTCTTGGGATAGAGGAACGGCAAAGGAGTGGACGCATTGGCCATTAG
- a CDS encoding aspartate/glutamate racemase family protein: MKTIGLIGGMSWESSTEYYRMLNEQVKQRLGGLHSAECLMYSVDFEEIERFQSQGKWDEAGERLANIARSLEKGGAELIVLCTNTMHKVISSIEEAVSVPVLHIADVTAKEIRANHLHTVGLLGTKYTMEQEFYKERIQGSGIEVLIPEAAERDIINEIIFNELCLGEINDSSKVKYRQVIQNLIDRGAQGIILGCTEIGLLIQDEDADVPLFDTAKIHVEAAVRQALDN; encoded by the coding sequence ATGAAAACAATTGGATTGATTGGCGGAATGAGCTGGGAATCGTCCACTGAATATTACCGCATGCTTAATGAACAAGTGAAACAGCGTTTAGGCGGCCTGCATTCGGCTGAATGTCTCATGTACAGTGTCGACTTTGAAGAGATTGAACGCTTTCAGTCACAAGGCAAATGGGACGAAGCGGGCGAGCGATTGGCAAATATCGCCCGTTCGCTTGAAAAAGGTGGTGCGGAGCTGATTGTGTTATGCACGAACACGATGCATAAAGTCATTTCTTCTATAGAAGAAGCTGTCTCAGTGCCAGTTTTGCACATTGCAGACGTGACGGCCAAAGAGATACGTGCCAACCATCTCCATACGGTAGGGTTGCTTGGGACCAAGTACACGATGGAGCAGGAGTTCTACAAAGAACGCATCCAAGGTAGCGGCATCGAAGTGTTGATTCCGGAAGCCGCAGAACGCGATATAATCAACGAAATCATTTTTAACGAATTATGTTTAGGAGAAATCAACGACTCGTCGAAAGTGAAATACCGACAAGTCATCCAAAACCTCATCGATCGCGGAGCACAAGGTATCATTCTTGGCTGCACGGAAATCGGCTTGTTGATACAGGACGAAGATGCGGACGTGCCGTTATTCGATACAGCAAAAATCCATGTCGAAGCCGCAGTGAGGCAAGCGCTGGATAACTGA
- a CDS encoding S66 family peptidase: MTLFDHLKKGNSIGIYSPSSPITYNSPIRFKRAKDFLASKGFNITEGSLTGKRDFYRSGTIRERAEELNELIRNPDVRCIMSTIGGTNSNALLPYIDYEAFKKDPKIMIGYSDATAVLLAIYAKTGIPVFYGPALVPSFGEFEPFVNDTYNYFSEMLMQQQILPYQVPLPTHWSDEPVNWEEKTQEKEARKNEWICVREGNVAGRLIGGNLNTMAGIMGSPYMPVIRSGDILLLEDTMKTAAVVEKNFNLLKLNGVFDKVSGIILGKHELFDDQGTGRKPHEILLEVLGDRELPFLAEFDCAHTQPMLTMPIGKTVTLDATEKRIELTEQWIR; this comes from the coding sequence ATGACCCTATTCGATCACTTGAAAAAAGGAAACTCGATCGGAATCTATTCCCCGTCGTCTCCGATTACCTATAATTCGCCGATACGCTTTAAGCGTGCGAAAGATTTTTTGGCATCGAAAGGCTTTAACATCACAGAAGGCAGCTTGACGGGCAAACGGGATTTCTACCGTTCGGGGACGATCCGTGAGCGGGCAGAAGAGTTGAACGAACTCATCCGCAACCCCGACGTCCGCTGTATCATGTCGACAATTGGCGGGACGAATTCCAATGCACTTTTGCCGTATATCGATTACGAAGCATTCAAAAAAGATCCAAAAATCATGATCGGATATTCGGACGCAACAGCTGTATTACTCGCCATTTATGCTAAAACAGGCATTCCGGTGTTTTATGGACCGGCGCTGGTGCCTTCATTTGGAGAATTCGAGCCGTTTGTGAACGATACATATAATTATTTTTCCGAAATGTTAATGCAACAACAAATACTTCCTTATCAAGTGCCGTTACCGACTCATTGGTCGGATGAACCAGTCAATTGGGAAGAGAAAACGCAGGAAAAGGAAGCGAGAAAAAACGAGTGGATTTGTGTGCGAGAAGGCAATGTAGCGGGCCGTTTAATCGGCGGGAATTTGAATACCATGGCTGGAATCATGGGCAGCCCGTATATGCCGGTGATTAGAAGCGGTGATATTTTACTTTTAGAAGACACGATGAAAACCGCTGCGGTCGTCGAAAAGAACTTTAATTTGCTGAAGCTCAACGGCGTTTTCGACAAAGTGTCGGGAATTATTTTGGGCAAACATGAATTATTCGACGACCAAGGAACAGGAAGAAAACCGCATGAAATTCTGCTCGAAGTATTGGGCGATCGCGAGTTGCCGTTTCTTGCCGAATTCGACTGCGCCCATACCCAGCCGATGCTGACCATGCCGATTGGCAAAACCGTTACGCTGGATGCGACTGAAAAACGGATTGAACTTACGGAGCAATGGATTCGGTAA
- a CDS encoding kinase, translated as MSVSRVETKLIILRGNSGSGKTTIAKRLQDHFGRGTLLVSQDVVRRDMLMVQDRDGNLSTALIRQITEYGKGKCRVVILEGILVKERYESLLLDLIRFYEGEALVYYFDLPFEKTLERHNLRPQSGDFGEESLRKWWTLKDDLGVPSEQLLTAEMSEQAIVEQICRQVEG; from the coding sequence ATGAGCGTGAGTAGAGTGGAAACCAAACTGATTATTTTGCGGGGAAATTCAGGCAGCGGCAAGACGACCATTGCCAAACGGCTGCAAGATCATTTCGGACGCGGCACTTTACTGGTGTCGCAGGATGTGGTCCGCCGTGACATGCTGATGGTGCAGGACCGCGACGGCAATTTATCGACAGCATTGATTCGGCAGATCACGGAATATGGCAAAGGCAAGTGCCGAGTCGTGATCTTGGAAGGCATTTTGGTAAAAGAGCGTTACGAATCCTTGCTGCTCGACTTGATCCGGTTTTATGAGGGCGAGGCACTAGTCTACTATTTCGATTTGCCCTTCGAAAAAACGCTGGAGCGCCACAATTTACGCCCTCAATCGGGAGACTTCGGAGAAGAATCGCTGAGGAAATGGTGGACTTTGAAGGACGATTTAGGAGTGCCAAGCGAACAATTGCTGACAGCGGAAATGTCTGAACAAGCGATAGTCGAACAGATTTGCAGACAGGTAGAAGGATAA
- a CDS encoding Nif3-like dinuclear metal center hexameric protein, which translates to MKRNDFEKTIQQLFGDELLKEDDEYGFTNTKDGDIQKIGYATNLSIETVEMAIAQGVDLLLTHHDAWDFIYGLREACVSRLKQHNIGHFWIHAPLDFVDFGTCTSLMKMLEVDEIEAYSTYSEADGELPGIGEFTTPVEFEQLAKRMRGTLNEPVRAWKNNAQPVKRVGVLTGAGHSSALIREAAERGCDTYVTGEATLYSIQYARYAGINLLVGSHTFTEIFGVESLAKKIAELNPGVEITELIESHFELNH; encoded by the coding sequence ATGAAACGAAACGATTTTGAGAAGACGATCCAGCAATTGTTTGGTGACGAATTGTTAAAAGAAGACGATGAATACGGCTTTACGAACACGAAAGACGGCGATATCCAAAAGATCGGCTATGCGACCAATTTATCTATTGAAACAGTCGAAATGGCTATCGCTCAAGGCGTCGATTTACTATTGACGCACCATGATGCCTGGGATTTCATCTATGGCTTAAGAGAAGCGTGCGTCAGTCGGCTAAAACAGCACAATATCGGCCATTTTTGGATCCACGCACCACTGGATTTTGTGGACTTTGGGACCTGTACATCATTGATGAAGATGTTGGAAGTGGATGAAATCGAGGCATACTCCACCTATAGTGAAGCGGACGGCGAACTACCCGGTATTGGCGAATTCACTACCCCTGTTGAATTTGAGCAGTTGGCGAAAAGAATGCGCGGCACTTTAAACGAACCGGTACGCGCATGGAAAAACAATGCACAGCCCGTCAAACGGGTGGGCGTGTTAACCGGTGCGGGCCATTCCTCTGCACTCATTCGTGAGGCGGCCGAAAGAGGGTGCGATACGTATGTGACCGGTGAAGCTACGCTTTACTCGATTCAGTATGCTCGGTATGCCGGCATCAATCTACTAGTGGGCAGCCATACCTTCACCGAGATTTTCGGCGTAGAAAGCTTAGCGAAAAAGATTGCGGAGCTGAATCCGGGTGTAGAAATTACTGAATTGATAGAATCACATTTTGAGTTGAATCATTGA
- a CDS encoding GAF domain-containing protein, producing the protein MNEKQGMSTHDSLKAVSYKLFQVISDELGVNTAYVTERGPTAMKVISSFNKDHYIIPEGYAVDYDGTYCRLIIQSDQEAMRTNNLGSFTLTKDLEVTPQLEVKGFLGVTLRDFYGEVFGTLCVMDKEEKEFSDQDIHFLKQMADVLSYVIHLDNTLADIELLSVPIIPIKKGLAILSLQGNINESRSQKIMEDTLHYAADKSVHSFVIDLSQLRLLENQFPDVLKNLVSGLNVMGVQVMMTGLPPWLVQKPGVSEHLSQLKTEYVADIESALNKIGYQLEK; encoded by the coding sequence ATGAACGAAAAACAAGGAATGTCCACACACGATTCGTTAAAAGCGGTTTCCTATAAGCTGTTTCAAGTGATCAGTGATGAACTCGGTGTCAACACCGCTTACGTGACCGAGCGCGGTCCGACCGCGATGAAAGTCATCAGTTCATTCAATAAAGACCATTACATCATTCCTGAAGGCTATGCGGTGGATTATGACGGCACGTATTGCCGCTTAATCATCCAGAGTGACCAGGAAGCGATGCGCACGAATAATTTAGGCTCCTTTACATTAACCAAGGATCTGGAAGTAACGCCGCAGCTGGAGGTCAAAGGATTCCTCGGAGTAACGCTGCGCGATTTTTATGGCGAAGTATTCGGCACCTTATGCGTCATGGATAAGGAAGAAAAAGAATTCAGTGACCAAGACATCCATTTCCTGAAACAGATGGCGGATGTACTGTCTTATGTCATTCATTTGGATAATACTTTGGCAGACATCGAGTTGTTGAGCGTGCCGATCATTCCAATTAAAAAAGGCTTGGCTATCCTATCACTGCAAGGGAACATCAATGAATCACGCTCCCAGAAAATCATGGAAGACACTTTGCATTATGCGGCGGATAAAAGCGTTCACTCGTTTGTCATCGACTTGTCGCAATTGAGACTGTTGGAAAATCAGTTCCCAGATGTCTTAAAGAATTTGGTATCCGGCTTGAACGTCATGGGTGTTCAAGTCATGATGACGGGCCTACCGCCTTGGCTCGTGCAAAAGCCGGGTGTCAGTGAACATCTATCGCAGTTGAAAACCGAGTATGTCGCCGATATTGAATCGGCACTCAATAAAATCGGCTATCAGCTGGAAAAATAA
- a CDS encoding aldo/keto reductase, with amino-acid sequence MKNVQAAVTLNNGSEMPWLGLGVFRVEDGPEATEAVKTAIMNGYRSIDTAAIYGNEESVGEGIRQGMKAAGISREDLFITSKLWNDDFGYTSGIQAYGTSLKKLGLEYLDLYLLHWPVEGKYKEAWKALEHLYMDGQVIAIGVSNFQIHHLQDLIEGADIKPVVNQIEYHPRLTQEKLLAFCREHDIQAESWSPLMAGEALEQPELKEIATKYDKSVAQVILRWNLQNGVVTIPKSTNAGRIVENSQVFDFELTEEDMQQISALNEDRRVGPDPDNFDF; translated from the coding sequence ATGAAAAACGTACAAGCAGCGGTCACGTTAAATAACGGAAGCGAAATGCCTTGGCTAGGCCTAGGTGTATTCCGAGTAGAAGACGGGCCTGAAGCAACAGAAGCCGTCAAAACGGCCATCATGAATGGCTACCGCAGCATCGATACTGCCGCTATCTACGGAAACGAGGAAAGCGTCGGGGAAGGAATCCGCCAGGGGATGAAAGCGGCAGGTATCTCGAGGGAAGACTTGTTCATCACGTCAAAACTATGGAACGACGATTTCGGCTACACATCCGGCATTCAAGCCTATGGGACGAGCTTGAAGAAATTGGGCCTGGAATATCTGGATTTGTACTTGCTCCATTGGCCGGTTGAAGGCAAATACAAAGAGGCATGGAAAGCGCTCGAGCATCTTTATATGGACGGGCAAGTCATAGCGATCGGCGTCAGTAATTTCCAGATCCACCACTTACAAGACCTGATAGAAGGCGCAGACATCAAGCCGGTCGTCAATCAAATCGAGTACCATCCGCGTTTGACACAGGAAAAACTGCTTGCCTTCTGTCGCGAACACGACATCCAGGCAGAATCCTGGTCGCCGCTTATGGCAGGAGAAGCACTCGAGCAGCCAGAGTTGAAAGAAATCGCGACAAAATATGATAAATCGGTCGCACAAGTCATTCTGCGCTGGAATCTGCAAAACGGCGTCGTGACCATTCCGAAGTCGACCAATGCAGGACGCATCGTGGAAAACTCGCAAGTGTTCGATTTTGAATTGACAGAGGAAGACATGCAGCAGATTTCGGCATTGAATGAAGACCGCCGCGTCGGCCCGGATCCGGATAACTTTGATTTTTAA
- a CDS encoding bifunctional diguanylate cyclase/phosphodiesterase, with the protein MALSILVAIFSASVALDISSRLKYAKNVSHLRWITAGAFVLGLGIWSMHFIGMLAFHLPVEVSYHFGLVLLSIVPAIASCAIAFYLISKPSVSWRYLVTGAFFISIGIVSMHYLGMDAMRMDAMISYDPFLWTLSALIAFAASFVGLALLFYIPNVPRFHWRKLAGAVLIGLAVSGMHYTGMAAANFSQMDHSAAGHTSPFSVDSTLLAYGIGGGMLMLFVLTLASIRTDRRLEIQSAESEMKFQSVIESAKDAIIVADFQGAIVQWNQGAEAIFGYSQKEILGRNISTIMPDRLKKAHGDGMDAYRETRIPHVIGRTVELTGLRKNGEEFQLEMSVGTWETEKGVFFSSILRDITERKASEDKINDLVYLDPLTGLPNRRLFNDRLDSLLRQADERGFNFSLFYMDLDNFKMINDRFGHSMGDHFLQSVASRLEAQISPRDTLSRLGGDEFILLLPNTEYGKAADLAQKLITALNAPFRFENEEIFTSLSIGISLFPSDGNDSETLVKNADIAMYQAKEEGKNGFQFFTPHMNETIDRKSKLATGLRKGLERGEFTIHYQPQISLQNEEIIGVEALLRWNHPEWGSISPAEFIPIAEETGSITKIGEFVLEEACRQNKYWQDLGIAPFRVAVNISARQFAQKDLTEVVSTILQKTGLDPQYLELELTETIIQNADTAITTMQELAAIGVHLSIDDFGTGYSSLSYLKLFPIDSLKIDQHFTRNIKSDSKDAALVKTIIRMAHDLELNVIAEGVETEEQLDFLKTEQCNQAQGYYFNRPLPAQEIEDIYYTIEPA; encoded by the coding sequence GTGGCCCTCTCCATCTTGGTCGCCATCTTTTCTGCTTCCGTCGCACTCGATATCAGCAGCCGTCTGAAATACGCTAAAAACGTCTCGCACCTGCGCTGGATCACGGCGGGTGCCTTTGTGCTCGGACTTGGCATTTGGTCGATGCATTTTATCGGCATGCTGGCGTTTCATTTGCCTGTTGAAGTGTCCTATCATTTTGGTTTGGTGTTATTGTCCATCGTGCCAGCAATCGCTTCTTGCGCGATTGCGTTTTATTTGATTAGCAAGCCGTCCGTCTCGTGGCGCTATTTAGTTACAGGCGCCTTCTTTATAAGCATTGGAATCGTGTCGATGCATTATTTGGGGATGGATGCTATGCGCATGGATGCCATGATTTCCTATGATCCATTTTTATGGACTTTGTCCGCACTCATTGCCTTTGCTGCTTCGTTTGTTGGATTGGCTTTGCTGTTCTACATTCCAAATGTCCCTAGATTTCACTGGCGCAAGCTGGCCGGAGCCGTCTTGATTGGCCTCGCTGTTTCAGGGATGCACTACACTGGCATGGCAGCCGCCAATTTTTCGCAAATGGACCACTCAGCTGCTGGCCACACTTCTCCTTTCTCAGTCGATAGCACGCTGCTCGCCTATGGCATCGGCGGGGGCATGCTCATGCTTTTTGTACTGACGCTCGCGAGCATACGCACGGACCGTCGCTTGGAAATTCAATCAGCGGAGTCCGAAATGAAGTTCCAATCCGTTATCGAATCTGCGAAAGATGCCATTATCGTCGCGGACTTTCAAGGGGCAATTGTTCAATGGAATCAAGGCGCAGAGGCCATTTTCGGCTATAGCCAAAAAGAAATCCTTGGCCGTAATATTAGCACCATCATGCCGGACCGTTTGAAAAAAGCACATGGAGACGGCATGGACGCTTACCGCGAAACGCGCATTCCCCATGTAATCGGCAGAACAGTCGAATTGACAGGTCTGCGAAAGAACGGAGAGGAATTCCAGCTCGAAATGTCTGTTGGTACGTGGGAAACAGAGAAAGGCGTTTTCTTTAGCAGCATTCTTCGCGACATCACAGAACGCAAGGCATCCGAAGACAAGATCAATGATTTGGTGTACTTGGATCCTTTGACCGGATTGCCAAATCGCCGGTTGTTCAACGACCGGTTGGATTCGCTGTTGCGCCAGGCAGATGAACGCGGCTTTAACTTCTCGCTATTCTATATGGACCTCGATAACTTCAAAATGATCAACGACCGCTTTGGGCATTCAATGGGCGATCATTTTCTTCAAAGTGTCGCCAGCCGCCTGGAAGCTCAAATCAGTCCAAGAGATACGCTATCACGGCTTGGCGGAGATGAATTCATTTTGCTGTTGCCCAATACCGAGTACGGCAAAGCCGCAGATCTCGCACAAAAGCTAATCACAGCCCTGAACGCTCCCTTTCGCTTTGAAAATGAAGAAATTTTCACCAGCCTTTCGATCGGCATCAGCTTATTCCCTTCTGATGGCAATGATTCCGAGACCTTAGTTAAAAATGCCGATATCGCTATGTATCAAGCAAAAGAGGAAGGTAAGAACGGCTTCCAGTTCTTCACTCCCCATATGAACGAAACGATTGACCGCAAGTCGAAGCTGGCTACTGGACTGCGTAAGGGCTTAGAACGCGGTGAATTCACCATCCATTACCAGCCGCAGATCAGCCTACAAAACGAAGAAATTATTGGCGTGGAAGCTTTGCTCAGGTGGAACCATCCCGAGTGGGGCAGTATTTCCCCTGCAGAGTTTATCCCGATTGCTGAAGAAACCGGAAGCATCACAAAGATCGGGGAATTCGTATTGGAAGAGGCCTGCCGCCAAAACAAGTACTGGCAGGATTTAGGAATTGCGCCATTCCGCGTGGCGGTTAATATTTCTGCTCGCCAGTTTGCACAGAAAGATTTGACCGAAGTCGTCAGTACCATTTTGCAAAAAACTGGGTTGGACCCACAATATTTAGAACTGGAACTAACGGAAACGATCATTCAAAATGCAGATACGGCTATCACCACCATGCAAGAACTCGCAGCTATCGGAGTCCATTTATCGATCGACGATTTCGGCACCGGCTATTCTTCACTCAGCTATTTAAAATTGTTCCCAATCGACAGCTTAAAGATTGACCAGCATTTCACCCGCAATATTAAAAGCGATTCAAAAGATGCGGCACTCGTCAAAACCATCATCCGTATGGCGCATGACCTGGAATTGAACGTCATCGCAGAAGGTGTCGAGACCGAGGAACAGCTGGACTTTCTAAAAACCGAGCAATGCAACCAAGCACAAGGCTATTACTTCAATCGTCCATTGCCGGCGCAAGAAATTGAAGACATCTACTATACGATAGAGCCGGCTTAA
- a CDS encoding TrkH family potassium uptake protein yields the protein MQMNKSYLLKKIHMSPPQVLSITFLVAIFIGAILLYLPVSTTTPISFLDALFTATSATTVTGLAVLSTGDDFTLFGQTVIMALMQIGGLGLMTFAVLIVMLLGKKIGLKGRILIQQSFNQYSLGGMIRLVRIILVFTFAIEAMAAAFLAVRWVPEYGWGFGLFTSAFHAVSAFNNAGFSLWNDSLSAYVGDPVINIIITLLFITGGIGFTVLYDMWNAKEFRQLSLHSKIMLTGTLAVNLFAMLFLFVSEYGNMETLGSLPLGDKLWASYFQAVTPRTAGFNSIDIGSMETGSIVLISLLMFIGAGSASTGSGIKLTTFLVIILVTASYLNGKKEAVIFNRAIPSHLLERSLAIVFISMTAVFAGILILSYTENAPFEWIVFEAFSAFGTVGLSMGLTGELSVLGKIVIMILMFVGRVGPVTLAFALARQHRESIRHPKGDIFTG from the coding sequence ATGCAGATGAACAAATCCTATCTATTGAAGAAAATTCATATGTCTCCGCCGCAAGTACTGTCGATCACCTTTTTGGTAGCGATTTTCATCGGTGCGATCTTGCTGTATTTGCCGGTCTCCACTACAACCCCGATTTCTTTTCTGGATGCCTTGTTTACCGCCACTTCTGCAACGACAGTCACGGGCCTTGCCGTACTCAGCACAGGAGATGACTTCACGCTGTTTGGCCAAACCGTCATTATGGCCCTTATGCAGATTGGTGGGCTCGGGTTGATGACCTTTGCTGTTTTGATCGTCATGCTACTGGGGAAAAAGATTGGTTTGAAGGGGCGCATCCTTATCCAGCAATCGTTCAACCAATACTCACTCGGCGGCATGATCCGTCTTGTGCGCATCATCCTTGTTTTTACTTTTGCGATTGAAGCGATGGCCGCTGCCTTTTTGGCCGTTCGGTGGGTACCGGAATACGGCTGGGGCTTTGGGCTATTCACCAGTGCCTTTCACGCCGTTTCCGCATTTAATAATGCTGGCTTCTCTTTGTGGAATGACTCCTTGAGCGCTTATGTCGGCGACCCCGTCATTAATATAATCATCACTTTATTGTTCATCACGGGCGGCATCGGATTCACCGTATTGTATGACATGTGGAACGCCAAAGAATTTCGTCAATTGTCGCTGCATTCGAAAATCATGCTGACGGGTACACTCGCCGTTAACCTCTTCGCTATGCTGTTCTTGTTCGTTTCAGAATACGGCAATATGGAAACGCTCGGCTCGTTGCCACTTGGTGACAAGCTATGGGCTTCCTATTTTCAGGCGGTCACGCCGCGAACAGCGGGATTCAACTCCATCGATATCGGCAGCATGGAGACGGGTTCAATTGTTCTCATCTCCCTTCTGATGTTCATCGGGGCTGGCAGTGCCTCGACCGGGAGCGGCATTAAGCTTACGACTTTTTTGGTCATCATTTTAGTGACCGCATCGTATCTAAACGGAAAAAAAGAAGCGGTCATTTTCAACCGCGCGATTCCTTCGCACCTACTGGAACGGTCTCTTGCCATCGTCTTCATCAGCATGACCGCCGTCTTTGCCGGCATTTTGATCTTAAGTTATACGGAAAATGCGCCTTTCGAATGGATCGTGTTCGAAGCGTTCTCGGCTTTCGGAACCGTCGGCTTATCGATGGGCTTGACCGGAGAACTTTCCGTTCTCGGGAAAATCGTCATCATGATTTTGATGTTCGTTGGCCGCGTTGGCCCTGTCACCTTGGCATTTGCCTTAGCACGTCAGCACCGGGAATCCATTCGCCATCCGAAAGGCGATATCTTTACAGGCTGA
- a CDS encoding SDR family oxidoreductase: MMAKSKNIALITGVSNHTGIGAAVCRKLAQQETAIFFTHWQAESDFPACFRSEIMDLGVRCEYLEVDLAQPDAESAIFGEVASAIGFPNILINNAAHSIDSNYMDLSGKILDDHYMVNMRAAFLLSAEFAKGFQQTESNNGRIINLTSGQEQGPMPGNLAYAATKGAISAFTSSLSAELAELGITVNAVNPGPTDTNWMDDGIREDLRPKFGLGRIGKPEDAANVIAFLISEEGGWITGQIIHSEGGFLRS; encoded by the coding sequence ATCATGGCAAAGTCCAAAAACATCGCATTAATCACAGGCGTCAGCAACCATACAGGAATCGGCGCAGCGGTGTGCCGGAAACTCGCACAGCAAGAAACGGCTATTTTCTTTACCCATTGGCAAGCAGAGTCAGATTTTCCTGCGTGCTTTCGTTCAGAAATCATGGATCTTGGCGTGCGCTGTGAGTATTTGGAGGTCGATTTGGCTCAACCAGATGCTGAGTCGGCTATTTTCGGGGAGGTCGCAAGTGCTATTGGATTTCCGAATATCCTCATTAACAACGCAGCGCATTCGATCGATTCCAACTACATGGATCTGAGTGGCAAAATCTTGGACGACCATTATATGGTGAATATGAGAGCGGCTTTTTTATTGTCCGCAGAATTCGCGAAAGGATTTCAACAAACGGAAAGCAACAATGGCCGCATTATCAATTTAACCTCCGGGCAAGAGCAAGGGCCAATGCCAGGGAATTTAGCATATGCTGCCACCAAAGGCGCCATTTCAGCATTTACATCCTCTTTATCCGCCGAACTTGCAGAACTTGGCATCACAGTGAACGCGGTTAATCCCGGCCCCACCGATACCAATTGGATGGATGATGGCATTCGGGAAGACCTGAGGCCGAAATTCGGATTGGGGCGCATCGGGAAACCGGAAGATGCGGCGAATGTGATCGCGTTCCTTATCAGCGAAGAAGGCGGTTGGATTACGGGACAAATCATCCATTCGGAAGGTGGATTTCTGAGAAGTTAA